In candidate division WOR-3 bacterium, the DNA window TCAATTGTGTTGCAGTGCATCCAGTCGCCACCTATAACCGAACCAAGGTTGATGTCAAGCAGTTCCGGGTGCTCGCTCACCACCCCGTAGTTGGGCTTGGTGGAATCAACATCCTGAATCAGATGGTCCCAGAAATGCCACTCCCAGACAACACTGTCATTTTCCGGGTCATATTCTATTACTTCATCAGGCCACATGTCGCTGTAAATATTTTGTCTGCCCATTGCCCGCGCCTCTGCTGCTGTTTTTCGTTCCCAGGAGATAAGAAGGATATGACCGTTGGGCATCGGGCAGATGTCGTGATGCTGCTGATGGTTTGTATTTGACCAGACAAAACTCTTAATAATATTGCCATCCCAAGTATAGCGCTGAATCAGCCCACCATAAGCCGCACCGCGCATTGATGCGCCAGAATAGACATCACCACGCCAGATGGTGCTATCGGGCAGAAGATAGCACATATAGGCACAGGTGTAATTTGATGACCAGGTATTAACCCGCTGACCTGAAGTGTCAATCAGATAGGTATTCCGGCTGTTCATAGGTCCATAAAGTGTCAGCCCGTCAAAAACTTCAGGATGAGCAAACTGAATAAAAGGTATGCTCAAAGCCAATATTATGGCAGGTTTTACATTTATCATCTCCTCCTCCCTTTATCCTTCATAGTTACTTTGTTAAAATTAGTTTCAGGTTTTCACTGAAAACCTCGTTCCGAACATTATATCTCACCTGCAGATGGGCAAAATAAACCCCAGCAGGAATAACCTGTTCATAGGGGAATTTTACCGTATATGTCCCTCTTGGCAAATTTTCTTTTGATACCCACACCTGCCTGCCGCTGACATCAAAAACTTTCAGTTCAACCTCCGCATTCACAGACAAAATATAGCATAAAACAGTTGCATTTTGAAACGGATTGGGAAATGCGCCCTGAAAAAATCTGCACCGCTCAACCGCTACTTGTTCGTTCATGCCGATGCCACTTGCATTCTCTCTCATAAATGTTGGGTCCATGAGGATAAACTGTCCTGTCCCATTGGGGTAACGACCGAAACTGATGTCTGCACTCTGCGGTCCGAAAACAACCCAGTCGAGCCTGCGTCCATCCGGGTCAGAAAAAAGAACCTGCTCGCCCTGTCTGTTTAACTGGAAGTTGCAGTGCAGACCGGGCTGGCTCAAATCATTATCAGCCCAGACCACCAGATAACCCTGAGCTGGAATTACAACATCAGGGAAACTCCACTTGGCAAAATCAAGCGAGTCATCGCTCAGAAGATAGCCGTCAAGGTTCACCGGCGCAGAACTGTTATTATAGAATTCAATCCAGTCATCGTATTCGCCATTAGGGTCCTGAACCGTCCTGACATTGTCTGCCATAATTTCGTTAATAACCACCTGACCAGCGACCGGCAGAACCAGAAACTCATGCTCGGCACGCTCAGGATAGAACGAACCCGCAGAAGAGTTTTCCGCATAAATATAATAATGACACTCGCCTGTACCCAACCGCACCGAAACGCCATAAACACCATCACCAGCAGCGCCATCATTGTGCTGACCATCGTCAAACATTCGCGTCCGGTAAAATTTGAGCCCGGGGTTCTGCCGGTAATTGAGAAAGACCGAATCTGAACCCGTGACCCGTGCAGAGAAATCAACCGTGGTATTGGGTGCGGGCTGCGCAGGTGAACAAAAAACATCCTCAATCACCGGTGCCGGTGCCTGAAAATCAGGCAAAGAAAGGAGAAAATTGACCCTTGGGTTCATCAGTTCCGTCAAGCCCACAATCGCTAAAGGGCCTGAACCAACCGAACGGGTGATATTGTTCAAGAAGTCATTATAGGTATAAAACTTGTTCGGGTCGGCACGAACATAAGAGTCAATCAACCCCTGAATCTCCTCTGCCCGTTCCTGATAGCGGTTGTTGGCAAACCAGTCGCTGATGATGCTTTTCATATGTGCCACAAACATCCTCCGATACCTTGGATTTGATAAAATCTTGCTGACAATCGGATAATTCGGGTCGTTCAGACGCAGAAAAGGGTTGAGTTGCTGCATCTGGCTTAAGGTCAACTGACCGGTGCCAACAAGGTCGCGAAATGCGCCGAAGTTCTCATTCAAATCCCAGATAATGGGATTGAACCGGGCTGAGGCATCTCGGTAAAGATAGAAGTTCTGGGGCATATTTATCGGTGCATCAAGGTTGACCATTAAAATGTCAAATGCGAGCATCCAGAGATGCTGGTCAACATTTAACACCTGTTCGGTATGCAGGGTATGATTGTTGAGCGTATCAAGGAAGTTGATCAGTTGATTCCAGCCCGAGTCTGACTCCAGTTCGTAATAGCCAAGGTATGGGGTTGATTCCTGACCCAGATACTTCCAGACAATCATCGGCACGCTGTCCTTCATCTGCCCTTTGAACCGGGCGTTCTCATCGCAGTAAAAATTGGTGCGCATAAAAAGTTTGTCTACATCCTCACAGTTGGTATAAAGTCCGATAAGGGTGTCATTGACATAGATGTTGGTAAAGTTAGCTCTCCCTGCGGGCATATAGTTGCGGGCAATCTCATAACTCAAAACCTCGCGCACAAAGCTCGGGTCTTTATAAACATTGGCAAGCCTGAGCGTGCCATGCCCTTCAATTGTCTGACCGGCAATGATATAATCAAGTTTGATATTGAACGGGTTCTTGCGCCGCGCCGGGTTATAGGAACTTTTGCCCTTGTATCTCACCCCCACCGAGTCAAACCGCCTGCCGTTAATAACCGCATCACCAATCAGCCTGCCCTCCTCACCCGCAGCATAAAGGCTGTCAAGGATCTCATCCCAGTTGGGCTGGTCAAAATAAAGCCTGATTTCATTAATCTGGTTCAGGTCATAAAACCCTGCTATTGCCACCGCCGCAACCATTAAGAAGAGCCCGCACCTCAACATATCAGTACATTATCTTTTCATTCCACTCCGGTTTGCCCGCTTCGGTGTTGGCGTGGGCATAAACAGCCACTCTGAACCGCCATCAGGCATTCTGCCGTAGGAGGTGTCTGGTTTCTGGGGTCCAAAACTGAGCGTGTCAATTACCAACGGATGCCCGCGCATAATTTCATAAATACCAATCTGCTCGCCCTGAACCGCAGCAAGATTGAAACTGGCGTGCAACTGCCCCTCCTGAGGCTCGTTGTCCGCCCAGACAAGGATAAAACCCTTTGCCGGAATCGTCACATCAGGAAACCTCCATTTGTCTGGTACGGAAAGGTCGTCGCTCAGGCTCATCCCTTTGAGATTAATCACTGAATCACCCGCATTGTAAATCTCAATCCAGTCATCGTAATCACCCACCTCGTCAGCAATCGTTGTCTGATTTGACGCCATAAACTCATTGATAAAGAGAACCCCTTGATAATCAGAGATGCCGGAACTGTTTGCCTCGCCTGGAGTGGGAACGGTCATAAATGTCCATTGACCGCCATCAGGTAGCCTGCCAAAGGATGTGTCCCTTGCCTGCAAAGGGTAGGTTAAGGTGTCAACTATTCCCAGCCTATTGCCATCGGTCCAGTAAAGCCCAATCTGCTCGCCGGATGCGTTCAGTTTGAAAGAGGTGTGCAACTTGCCCTCCTTGAACTCGCCATCGCACCAGATTAACAGATAGCCCTTTGCCGGAATAAAGGTGTCAGGAAATGCCCATTTCATCGGCACTCCAAGGTCATCGGTCAGGTACATTGCCCGCAGATGAACCGCGCTGTCAGCGTCATTATAAAGTTCCACCCAGTCGTCAAAATCACCCGCCTCATCCGCCACTGTTTTGCGGTTTGATGCCATAAACTCGTTGATAAAGATAATACCGGCAAGCGGCGCCTTTACCGGTGCCGCCGATTCCGCACCGCACCCGCCCGCAATCACAAGGATACTTAATAAAACCATCTGGAAAATCCTTTCCTTCACATTGCCTCCTATTTAAAAACTCACCTGAGCCTGAAAAAGCCCTTTGATACCCGGCCTCTTTGCCTCGCCAAGTCCGGTCAAGATGTTTGCCTTGACCTGAAACTGCCGGTCAAGGTGCCAGTTGCACCCTATGGTCAATTCGGTCTGGGAGCCAACCGCACCTTTCCAGTCTGGCACAATATGCTCCAGTCTGAAACAGGGCTCAAACCCATTAATCTGATACCCGGCTTGAACATAGCCACCGAGCATAAAATCCCCGGGAAGAGAATTGCCCCCAATGACCTCACCGTTAATTTGCGCCTGACCGAACTTAAAGGAAAAATCGCCACCAAAGGCATTAATTAGCCTGCCTGTTGCCGAATCATTCCGCTGGGTTGCGTTCAAGCCCAAAACCAGCCCGTGCAAAACCCTGACTGTCAGACGCTCGGCAAACTGCTTGGCATTGTTGTCATCACGCGCCAGCCTGCCCCTATTACCGTTGTAAACCCCGAGCGCGTATCCAACCGGCAAACGCTCGGTAAAAAGTTCGCCCTCAATCGCCAGCCCGATGTCCCTGCCCGGATAACGATAATCACCAAACATCTTGTTTGTCAGCCCGCGCTCAATCAAGAGGAGCCGGTTTGCCGGTGTCAACTCCTCAAGGCTGAAACCTACTTTTCTTCTGCCGGCAAAAAAAATAAAAGCGGGCGAAGCCCGGTAATAGACAAACGCATCCTTTATCTCTAACTGCAACTCATCGGCACCGATTTCCAGTTCTCCACCAAACCGCGGCTGGCTGTATTCAGCCTTGAGCCTTACTCGCCTGAGAATAAAACTGTATCTTGGATAAACTCCGGTGCGGAAATCAGAGAGAAACTGGGTATGAACATAACCACCGATTCCAACCGCATCCCCCTTTTTGGCAAAAACCGGTAGCGCTCCTATCAGGTTGAGAGTAAGGCAGAGGCATAATGTATTCGGAATTGACAAATTGGAAAAACGAGGAAATGCCTGATTCGGCATTGACCATTATAATAAAATCACCTCCTTCTGTCAAGATTTGAGGTTTGCGGTTTAGTGGGAATCAACTAAACTCAAAGGACTGTTATTTTCCTGCGCCCTGTCCTTCTGCCTCAAGGCTTCTCAGCCATCCCTCCACCATTAAACCTTTATCCGGCAACCGGTCACGATTTTGCAACGCCTTCTGATACCAATCCCTTGCCTTCTGTTGTTCCCCCTTCTTCTGATAGCATAAGCCCATAATTGCCATCGCCTTGGCATCGTTTGAATCAAGTTCTATTGCCCTTTTCAGATCGGCAATAGCCGGGTCATACTCGCCCTTGTTGGCATAGGCAAGACCGCGGTTGGTATAGGCTTCGCCCTCATTCGGTTTTAGTTCTATCACCTTTGTCAGGTCAGCAATAGCTTTGGTATGCTCACCC includes these proteins:
- a CDS encoding CotH kinase family protein, with product MVAAVAIAGFYDLNQINEIRLYFDQPNWDEILDSLYAAGEEGRLIGDAVINGRRFDSVGVRYKGKSSYNPARRKNPFNIKLDYIIAGQTIEGHGTLRLANVYKDPSFVREVLSYEIARNYMPAGRANFTNIYVNDTLIGLYTNCEDVDKLFMRTNFYCDENARFKGQMKDSVPMIVWKYLGQESTPYLGYYELESDSGWNQLINFLDTLNNHTLHTEQVLNVDQHLWMLAFDILMVNLDAPINMPQNFYLYRDASARFNPIIWDLNENFGAFRDLVGTGQLTLSQMQQLNPFLRLNDPNYPIVSKILSNPRYRRMFVAHMKSIISDWFANNRYQERAEEIQGLIDSYVRADPNKFYTYNDFLNNITRSVGSGPLAIVGLTELMNPRVNFLLSLPDFQAPAPVIEDVFCSPAQPAPNTTVDFSARVTGSDSVFLNYRQNPGLKFYRTRMFDDGQHNDGAAGDGVYGVSVRLGTGECHYYIYAENSSAGSFYPERAEHEFLVLPVAGQVVINEIMADNVRTVQDPNGEYDDWIEFYNNSSAPVNLDGYLLSDDSLDFAKWSFPDVVIPAQGYLVVWADNDLSQPGLHCNFQLNRQGEQVLFSDPDGRRLDWVVFGPQSADISFGRYPNGTGQFILMDPTFMRENASGIGMNEQVAVERCRFFQGAFPNPFQNATVLCYILSVNAEVELKVFDVSGRQVWVSKENLPRGTYTVKFPYEQVIPAGVYFAHLQVRYNVRNEVFSENLKLILTK
- a CDS encoding lamin tail domain-containing protein, with product MKERIFQMVLLSILVIAGGCGAESAAPVKAPLAGIIFINEFMASNRKTVADEAGDFDDWVELYNDADSAVHLRAMYLTDDLGVPMKWAFPDTFIPAKGYLLIWCDGEFKEGKLHTSFKLNASGEQIGLYWTDGNRLGIVDTLTYPLQARDTSFGRLPDGGQWTFMTVPTPGEANSSGISDYQGVLFINEFMASNQTTIADEVGDYDDWIEIYNAGDSVINLKGMSLSDDLSVPDKWRFPDVTIPAKGFILVWADNEPQEGQLHASFNLAAVQGEQIGIYEIMRGHPLVIDTLSFGPQKPDTSYGRMPDGGSEWLFMPTPTPKRANRSGMKR
- a CDS encoding porin; the protein is MPNQAFPRFSNLSIPNTLCLCLTLNLIGALPVFAKKGDAVGIGGYVHTQFLSDFRTGVYPRYSFILRRVRLKAEYSQPRFGGELEIGADELQLEIKDAFVYYRASPAFIFFAGRRKVGFSLEELTPANRLLLIERGLTNKMFGDYRYPGRDIGLAIEGELFTERLPVGYALGVYNGNRGRLARDDNNAKQFAERLTVRVLHGLVLGLNATQRNDSATGRLINAFGGDFSFKFGQAQINGEVIGGNSLPGDFMLGGYVQAGYQINGFEPCFRLEHIVPDWKGAVGSQTELTIGCNWHLDRQFQVKANILTGLGEAKRPGIKGLFQAQVSF
- a CDS encoding tetratricopeptide repeat protein; this translates as MNLNLLKLALAAVVMVCFCAPKPKAREADKAKRISDSLIAEYTRAIESNPNEAQSYFRRGNAYYSQGEYTKAIADYSRAIELDSNYVQAYNNRGGAYANQGEHTKAIADLTKVIELKPNEGEAYTNRGLAYANKGEYDPAIADLKRAIELDSNDAKAMAIMGLCYQKKGEQQKARDWYQKALQNRDRLPDKGLMVEGWLRSLEAEGQGAGK